The following are encoded together in the Bradysia coprophila strain Holo2 unplaced genomic scaffold, BU_Bcop_v1 contig_94, whole genome shotgun sequence genome:
- the LOC119085530 gene encoding uncharacterized protein LOC119085530 — translation MESSANLASFNVPKLGAQKLNKNDYRYQKVYDTFIKWKESNGISSFDEDVLLTYFDELAKTLKSSSLWHMYSLLKRTLGIYNKVDMSTYKRLLGFLKEKSIGFDRKRGKVFSAEEISRFLMEAPDDDYLAMKTMMIFGVTGGCRGFDLLAVKIDYLTDYGNEIIVNIPDPKKNTAKLFVITGDYAKFVRKYMQLRPAETTTDRFFLKYSQGECENQVIARKRILIVPKEIAKFLNLDDYKSYTGHSFQPPNAGKKRLRPLSNLFNETSSDASERMADNGTKLDNVVIKSERDELPTVSGGILYRITKLDEHQSHRPIIPMLQGTVSLIKRKPLLYTGMQTSRFVRLQKLADEWNFPELKLLLTLRKLHLDEEFEILGDAFDLDKSTSEQYYHESRHTVLGLVDRLDNTLTSTSAPDPATNSQFEALFEPVIKLEKCDRPLISDPIAVDDSIAVDELYALDDSAAETIADDCDDIGFGLPTVPTEEETGWLSDDIRKRTGECSVCHKFYVPRLLNSHMETVHFNLSNLNRTICGLCWQEFATQTLLRKHQKEVHRGCSHGCDICGKRFASKQYLSVHILTRHTQLKTYLCDTCGEGFAVPVLLQYHMKQKHPIHGHDCHLCKMKFVTAAALNDHCVARHTEERRFKCDFKGCGKTFKWRTSFKSHRRVHASDKYECSVCLKRFSFKGNLRNHLKMIHNKIVANECLTSKII, via the exons atggaAAGTTCCGCCAATCTGGCATCATTCAATGTACCCAAGCTCGGGGCACAAAAACTGAACAAAAACGACTACAGATACCAAAAAGTATACGACACATTCATCAAATGGAAGGAATCGAATGGGATCTCATCGTTCGACGAGGACGTTCTGCTGACGTATTTCGACGAGTTAgcgaaaactttaaaatcttCCTCATTGTGGCACATGTATTCCTTGCTGAAGAGGACGCTTGGCATCTACAATAAGGTCGACATGTCAACGTACAAGCGACTGCTCGGTTTCTTGAAGGAGAAATCGATTGGATTCGACCGCAAGAGGGGCAAAGTTTTCAGTGCCGAAGAAATTAGTCGATTTTTAATGGAAGCTCCGGATGACGATTATTTGGCGATGAAG ACAATGATGATATTCGGCGTGACTGGTGGATGCAGAGGCTTTGACTTATTGGCagtcaaaattgattatttgaCGGATTACGGGAATGAAATAATCGTCAACATTCCGGATCCGAAGAAGAACACCGCCAAATTATTCGTAATCACCGGCGACTATGCGAAATTCGTGCGCAAATATATGCAGCTGCGACCGGCTGAAACGACGACAGACCGATTCTTCCTGAAATACAGTCAAGGAGAGTGTGAGAATCAAGTGATCGCCAGAAAGAGGATATTGATTGTGCCGAAAGAAATCGCGAAGTTCCTCAACTTAGACGACTACAAATCGTACACCGGACACAGCTTTCAACCGCCCAATGCCGGGAAGAAACGCCTTCGACCGCTGTCGAATCTGTTTAATGAGACGTCGTCAGATGCGTCTGAGCGAATGGCCGATAACGGTACAAAGCTGGACAACGTAGTCATTAAATCTGAACGTGACGAACTACCGACTGTCTCTGGCGGCATACTTTATAGGATAACGAAGCTAGATGAACATCAGAGCCATAGACCAATCATACCGATGTTACAGGGAACGGTTTCTTTGATAAAACGGAAACCGCTTCTGTACACGGGAATGCAGACGAGTCGTTTTGTGCGTCTGCAAAAATTGGCCGACGAATGGAACTTTCCCGAATTGAAATTGCTGCTGACACTGCGTAAGCTTCATCTGGATGAAGAGTTCGAAATCCTCGGCGATGCATTCGATCTGGACAAGTCAACAAGCGAACAATACTATCACGAGTCGAGACATACGGTGCTGGGGCTTGTTGACAGACTGGACAACACATTAACGTCAACGAGTGCTCCCGATCCGGCAACAAATTCCCAATTCGAAGCACTATTCGAGCCCGtcataaaattggaaaagtgCGACCGTCCGCTCATCTCGGATCCGATCGCAGTCGACGACTCCATTGCAGTTGATGAGTTATACGCACTTGACGATTCCGCTGCCGAAACGATTGCCGATGACTGTGACGACATTGGCTTTGGTTTACCAACAGTGCCAACGGAAGAGGAGACAGGGTGGCTGTCCGACGACATACGAAAACGAACGGGCGAATGCAGCGTGTGCCATAAATTCTACGTGCCACGTCTGCTCAATTCGCACATGGAAACTGTCCACTTCAATCTTTCCAATTTGAACCGCACCATTTGCGGTCTGTGTTGGCAGGAATTCGCTACGCAAACGCTCCTCAGAAAACACCAAAAAGAAGTGCACCGCGGTTGTAGCCACGGCTGTGATATTTGCGGTAAAAGATTCGCATCGAAGCAATACCTCAGTGTGCACATATTGACCAGGCACACTCAGCTGAAGACATATCTGTGCGACACATGCGGTGAAGGATTTGCGGTTCCAGTTTTGCTGCAATATCACATGAAACAGAAACACCCGATTCATGGTCATGACTGTCATTTgtgcaaaatgaaatttgttacGGCTGCCGCGTTGAACGATCATTGTGTGGCACGTCATACGGAGGAGCGCCGGTTCAAGTGCGACTTTAAAGGCTGCGGAAAGACATTTAAGTGGCGAACATCGTTCAAATCACACCGAAGAGTGCACGCTAGCGATAAGTACGAATGTTCGGTCTGTTTGAAGCGATTCAGTTTCAAGGGGAATTTGCGCAACCATTTGAAGATGATTCATAACAAAATTGTGGCCAACGAGTGTCTTaccagcaaaattatttaa
- the LOC119085531 gene encoding sphingomyelin phosphodiesterase-like has product MVSVIQVAVLLLSVFYSSDGLIRSEEHKHNQKNALMFLDIMEETLITEIRNFSATGYRSPLFDLWSKHVPYTVEMTQDEVDDYPPELAIIGCLACRTYFASLIRDVRAGVPPQQVADSAVGICQLLMPFESVVCRNIVDLNVDSLYYIIQNRPAIGTNEFCGLILQGECGAVDPMFNFAVNVSPHNPITAPKTVTSPRTPDELRIIHITDIHYDENYLTGGINNCPNPTCCRRSAGVAPDPANRAGPWGDYNCNQPWQAFENTLQRIRSQHPQIDIIYHTGDMVDHGIWETSQAGNRRVIGRIFDLFRQIFPNVPVFSTIGNHEAHPTNLFAPSTIGNPAWSTRWLYDLLASTWQNHGWINAAAANTVRAGGYYTQLVRPGFRLVVLNNNDCYIYNWWVMYSRTEIAGALQWFHNTLLDAERNNERVHVLAHIPTGGGSCFQFWSRQYRRILDRFHNIIGAQFNGHSHRDEFEVNYDVASGQHAINVAWNGGSSTARTNVNPNYRLYYVDRTHYQVNEAESYIYSISEARNNPSVPPRWHLHYSFRQAFGITNFSPAGIDQLAFNISRNRNLGRNLYRFRVKNGDPRMQTGCNDDCLRSQVCRLVTNEHADNRRCNQILAVFGTVA; this is encoded by the exons ATGGTTTCGGTAATTCAAGTAGCAGTTTTGCTGCTCAGTGTGTTCTACTCATCTGACGGATTAATACGTTCCGAGGAACACAAACACAACCAAAAAAATGCCCTAATGTTTCTGGACATAATGGAAGAAACGCTCATCACAGAAATAAGGAATTTCTCTGCAACCGGTTATCGTTCTCCATTGTTCGATTTGTGGTCGAAACATGTACCGTATACCGTTGAAATGACCCAAGATGAAGTCGATGATTATCC ACCCGAGCTGGCTATCATTGGATGCTTAGCTTGTCGAACATATTTTGCTTCATTAATTCGAGACGTACGAGCTGGAGTGCCTCCGCAGCAAGTGGCAGATTCAGCAGTTGGCATCTGCCAGTTACTAATGCCATTCGAAAGTGTCGTGTGCAGAAACATAGTTGACCTGAATGTTGATAGTCTCTACTACATCATACAAAATAGACCAGCGATAGGCACCAACGAATTTTGTGGTTTGATATTGCAAGGAGAGTGTGGAGCAGTTGATCCAATGTTTAATTTTGCTGTTAATGTAAGTCCTCACAACCCCATTACCGCACCGAAAACGGTAACTTCTCCCCGAACTCCTGATGAGCTACGAATCATTCACATCACGGACATTCATTACGATGAAAACTATTTGACTGGTGGAATAAATAATTGTCCAAATCCAACTTGCTGTCGAAGATCAGCAG GTGTTGCACCGGATCCAGCAAATCGTGCAGGTCCGTGGGGTGATTACAAC TGTAATCAGCCGTGGCAAGCTTTTGAAAATACACTTCAACGCATCCGAAGCCAACATCCACAAATCGATATCATTTATCACACTGGTGATATGGTCGACCATGGCATTTGGGAGACAAGTCAGGCTGGCAACCGAAGAGTCATTGGAAGAATTTTCGACCTATTCCGGCAAATCTTTCCGAATGTACCAGTTTTTTCTACGATAGGCAATCATGAAG ctcATCCAACAAACTT GTTCGCTCCATCTACTATTGGTAACCCTGCTTGGTCCACGAGATGGCTGTACGATCTCTTAGCTAGTACGTGGCAAAATCATGGATGGATAAATGCAGCTGCAGCTAATACAGTAAGAGCCGGAGGATATTATACTCAGTTGGTACGTCCAGGTTTCCGTTTGGTTGTACTGAACAACAATGACTGCTACATTTACAATTGGTGGGTAATGTACAGTCGTACAGAGATTGCTGGTGCTTTG CAATGGTTCCACAACACACTGCTTGACGCAGAACGAAACAACGAAAGAGTGCATGTGCTGGCGCATATCCCGACAGGTGGCGGTAGCTGTTTCCAATTCTGGTCTCGTCAGTACAGGAGAATTCTGGACAGATTCCACAATATTATCGGAGCTCAATTCAACGGCCATTCGCACAGAGACGa gTTCGAAGTAAACTATGATGTTGCAAGCGGTCAACATGCCATCAATGTAGCATGGAATGGAGGATCATCTACAGCCCGTACAAATGTAAATCCCAACTACAGACTGTACTATGTAGATCGCACCCATTAC CAAGTCAACGAAGCGGAATCCTACATCTACAGCATCTCTGAGGCCCGAAACAATCCATCTGTTCCTCCACGCTGGCATCTTCACTATTCGTTCCGTCAAGCCTTTGGAATAACCAATTTCTCACCAGCCGGTATCGATCAATTAGCCTTCAACATCTCAAGGAATCGGAATTTGGGAAGAAACTTGTACAGATTCAGAGTCAAAAATGGGGATCCACGAATGCAGACTGGTTGCAATGACGATTGTCTACGAAGTCAAGTTTGTAGACTTGTAACGAATGAGCATGCCGATAATCGACGGTGCAATCAAATTCTTGCCGTATTCGGAACAGTTGCTTAA